The Dioscorea cayenensis subsp. rotundata cultivar TDr96_F1 chromosome 7, TDr96_F1_v2_PseudoChromosome.rev07_lg8_w22 25.fasta, whole genome shotgun sequence genome includes a region encoding these proteins:
- the LOC120264523 gene encoding probable carboxylesterase 15, protein MAGNSNKKEIIDEVSGWLRLYSDGTVDRSFTGPQEALFLTTPVPPTTTNSSTTLQDLSGEPNLRLYLPSGDPPTTPLPILLHFHGGGFSVSHYTWFLYYHFYSRLAAAIPAAILSAELPLAPEHRLPAAIHAATAALLRLRSLPPSLKSITDSSRVFLIGDSTGGNLVHEVSSFIGKQPEEYLSPVKLAGGVLINPGFVRSARSKSELEMKSDGFFNLEMLDKFLAFGLPEGVTKDHPYTCPMGMAAPAMEELRLPPFMVAVADGDLLRDRELEYCEAMKKAGKDVEVVISEGVGHSFYLNKIAVDSDPVTARRSDELIDAIKDFVARH, encoded by the coding sequence ATGGCCGGAAATTCCAACAAGAAGGAGATCATTGACGAGGTTTCCGGCTGGCTCCGCCTCTACTCCGACGGCACCGTCGACCGTTCCTTCACCGGCCCTCAAGAAGCCCTCTTCCTCACCACCCCGGTCCCTCCAACCACCACCAACTCCTCCACCACCCTCCAAGATCTCTCCGGCGAGCCCAACCTCCGTCTCTACCTCCCCTCCGGCGATCCCCCCACAACCCCTCTGCCCATCCTCCTTCACTTCCACGGCGGCGGCTTCTCCGTCTCCCACTACACCTGGTTCTTATACTACCACTTCTACTCCCGCCTCGCTGCCGCCATCCCCGCCGCCATCTTATCCGCCGAGCTCCCACTCGCCCCCGAGCACCGCCTCCCCGCCGCCATCCACGCCGCCACCGCCGCCCTTCTCCGTCTCCGTTCCCTCCCTCCAAGCCTGAAATCCATCACCGACTCCTCTCGTGTGTTCCTCATCGGTGACAGCACCGGCGGTAACCTCGTCCATGAAGTCTCCTCTTTTATCGGAAAACAACCTGAAGAGTACTTATCTCCGGTGAAGCTCGCCGGCGGTGTCCTTATCAACCCGGGCTTCGTCCGGTCAGCACGTAGTAAATCCGAGCTTGAGATGAAGTCTGATGGTTTCTTCAACCTTGAGATGCTTGACAAGTTCTTGGCTTTTGGATTGCCGGAAGGGGTGACGAAGGACCACCCTTACACGTGTCCGATGGGGATGGCGGCGCCGGCGATGGAGGAGCTTAGGTTGCCGCCGTTCATGGTGGCAGTGGCGGATGGGGACTTGTTACGTGACAGGGAACTAGAGTACTGTGAAGCCATGAAAAAGGCTGGAAAGGACGTGGAGGTGGTTATCAGTGAGGGTGTTGGGCATTCCTTCTATCTTAATAAGATCGCCGTGGATTCTGATCCGGTTACTGCTCGGCGCTCCGACGAGCTCATTGATGCTATTAAGGATTTTGTTGCACGCCATTAA
- the LOC120265706 gene encoding dynein light chain 1, cytoplasmic-like, translating into MFEEKVRVFRTDMPKNIQIYATELAQKALDLHKHSDCYSIARHIKQELDEAYGEAWICVAGGDFGSCITCLSGSFILFQVEGLEFLIFKDGKDGHESKEGAVGVKA; encoded by the exons ATGTTTGAAGAGAAGGTTAGAGTTTTTAGAACGGACATGCCAAAGAACATCCAAATTTATGCAACAGAATTAGCTCAAAAGGCTCTTGATTTGCATAAACACTCTGATTGCTATTCCATAGCTCGCCACATTAAACAG GAATTGGATGAAGCGTATGGGGAAGCATGGATCTGTGTTGCAGGTGGTGACTTTGGATCATGCATCACATGTTTGAGTGGAAGTTTTATCCTTTTTCAAGTGGAGGGGTTGGAATTTCTTATTTTCAAAGATGGCAAGGATGGACATGAGAGTAAAGAAGGGGCTGTTGGAGTCAAGGCTTAA